One window of the Nocardia huaxiensis genome contains the following:
- a CDS encoding DUF952 domain-containing protein, with product MGTEPTPKTLVHICSRAEWEAAQEAGEYRAASLAEVGFIHLSGTHQAHLPADRLFRGRDDLVLLWLDPERLGSPVKWEPGVPGDPESMLFPHLYGPLPLRAVVEATPFRPGPEGTFAPLVES from the coding sequence ATGGGAACCGAACCGACGCCGAAGACCTTGGTGCACATCTGCTCTCGCGCGGAATGGGAGGCCGCCCAGGAGGCGGGGGAGTACCGGGCGGCCTCGCTGGCGGAGGTCGGGTTCATCCACCTGTCCGGCACCCACCAGGCGCACCTGCCCGCCGATCGGCTCTTTCGGGGCCGCGACGATTTGGTACTGCTGTGGCTGGATCCCGAGCGCCTCGGGTCGCCGGTGAAATGGGAGCCGGGTGTGCCGGGCGATCCCGAGTCGATGCTGTTCCCGCACCTGTACGGCCCGCTGCCGCTGCGTGCCGTGGTCGAGGCGACCCCGTTTCGGCCCGGCCCCGAGGGGACGTTCGCGCCGCTGGTCGAGAGCTGA
- a CDS encoding DEAD/DEAH box helicase — MTSGGGGSLRAWQRRALTKYLTSKPRDFLAVATPGAGKTTFALRIAAELLADRTVDQVTVVAPTEHLKHQWAASAARNGIQLDSNFSNATGTTSADYHGVVVTYAQVASHPFKHRVRTENRRTLVIFDEVHHAGDAKSWGEGVEEAFGDATRRLALTGTPFRSDDSKIPFITYEVDSSGFEKSRADHTYGYSEALADGVVRPVVFLAYSGEAQWRDSAGEEYSARLGEPLNAEQTARAWRTALDPAGDWMSKVLTAADTRLRQLRATGMPDAGGLVIATDQEKARDYAELLEHISGTKPTIVLSDDPGSSDRIDEFSANTDPWMVAVRMVSEGVDVPRLAVGVYATSASTPLYFAQAIGRFVRARKAGETASVFLPSVPVLLDLAAQLELQRDHVIGKPHREKSDLDDELLIDANKQKDEPGEEERKFIALAADAELDQVIYDGDSFGTATFSGSDEEADYLGIPGLLDADQMRALLRDRQARQIKERSNAAAAPESGAGVAAATERAATSDRLSELRRELNSLVAMHHHRTGKPHGVIHGELRRECGGPPTALATADQLEQRIAQLRKM; from the coding sequence GTGACTTCGGGTGGTGGCGGTTCGCTTCGTGCATGGCAGCGTAGGGCTCTCACCAAGTATCTGACGTCGAAGCCACGGGACTTTCTCGCGGTCGCGACGCCGGGTGCTGGTAAGACGACGTTCGCGCTGCGCATCGCCGCCGAACTGCTCGCCGACCGCACGGTCGATCAGGTGACGGTGGTCGCGCCCACCGAGCACCTCAAGCATCAGTGGGCGGCCTCGGCCGCGCGCAACGGCATCCAGCTGGATTCCAACTTCTCCAATGCCACCGGCACCACCTCCGCCGACTATCACGGCGTGGTCGTCACCTACGCGCAGGTCGCCTCGCATCCGTTCAAACACCGTGTGCGCACCGAGAATCGGCGCACCCTGGTCATCTTCGACGAGGTGCACCACGCCGGCGACGCCAAGAGCTGGGGTGAAGGCGTCGAGGAGGCGTTCGGGGACGCGACCCGAAGACTGGCGCTGACCGGTACCCCGTTCCGCAGCGACGACTCCAAGATCCCGTTCATCACCTACGAGGTCGATTCCAGCGGTTTCGAGAAGTCGCGCGCCGACCACACCTACGGCTACTCCGAGGCGCTCGCCGACGGCGTCGTGCGGCCCGTCGTGTTCCTCGCCTACTCCGGTGAGGCGCAGTGGCGCGACAGCGCGGGCGAGGAGTATTCCGCCCGCCTGGGTGAGCCGCTGAACGCCGAGCAGACCGCCCGCGCCTGGCGCACCGCCCTGGACCCCGCCGGCGACTGGATGTCGAAGGTGCTCACCGCCGCCGACACCCGCCTGCGCCAGCTGCGCGCCACCGGCATGCCCGATGCGGGCGGCCTGGTCATCGCCACCGACCAGGAGAAGGCGCGCGACTACGCCGAACTGCTGGAACACATTTCGGGCACCAAGCCGACCATCGTGCTCTCCGACGATCCGGGCTCCTCCGATCGCATCGACGAGTTCAGCGCCAACACCGACCCGTGGATGGTCGCGGTGCGCATGGTGTCCGAGGGCGTCGACGTGCCGCGCCTGGCGGTCGGCGTGTACGCCACCAGCGCCTCGACCCCGCTGTACTTCGCGCAGGCCATCGGCCGTTTCGTGCGTGCCCGCAAGGCCGGGGAGACCGCGAGCGTGTTCCTGCCGTCGGTGCCGGTGCTGCTGGACCTGGCCGCGCAGCTGGAATTGCAGCGCGATCACGTGATCGGCAAGCCGCATCGCGAGAAGAGCGACCTCGACGACGAACTGCTCATCGACGCCAACAAGCAGAAGGACGAGCCGGGCGAGGAGGAACGCAAGTTCATCGCCCTGGCCGCCGACGCCGAACTGGATCAGGTCATCTACGACGGTGACTCGTTCGGCACCGCCACCTTCTCCGGCAGCGACGAGGAGGCCGATTACCTCGGCATCCCGGGCCTGCTCGACGCCGACCAGATGCGGGCGCTGCTGCGCGACCGGCAGGCACGTCAGATCAAGGAGCGCAGCAACGCCGCCGCCGCGCCCGAATCCGGGGCCGGGGTGGCCGCCGCCACCGAACGCGCCGCGACCTCCGATCGGCTCAGTGAATTGCGTCGCGAACTCAACAGCCTGGTGGCCATGCATCACCATCGCACCGGCAAACCGCACGGGGTCATTCACGGTGAGCTACGTCGCGAATGCGGTGGCCCGCCAACCGCTTTGGCGACCGCGGACCAGCTGGAACAGCGGATCGCGCAACTGCGCAAGATGTAG
- a CDS encoding AraC family transcriptional regulator yields MSPNGHRRTPAPPSGDAESMVISAPAGPTAMVFGAGALPAGLWFDEHAHPQHQIAWATRGVITVEIGDGRWVLPPTRALWIPGGMRHRTGTSEGAMMSGIYLEPDRTPVAFPAPTMLRVSTLLHELFGHLTAATTTAGQRQRAEAVIFDLLQPVDVIPVGARMPEDARARRVADALLADPADPRTLEQFAPYAAASPRTLARAFLAETGITFGHWRTQIRLAASLPLLADGLPVARIAARVGYATPSAYVAAFHREVGVAPGRYFAR; encoded by the coding sequence ATGTCGCCGAACGGTCATCGCCGGACACCCGCGCCGCCGTCCGGCGACGCTGAGAGCATGGTCATCTCCGCGCCCGCCGGTCCCACGGCCATGGTGTTCGGGGCGGGTGCGCTGCCGGCCGGGCTGTGGTTCGACGAGCACGCGCATCCCCAGCACCAGATCGCCTGGGCCACACGGGGTGTGATCACGGTGGAGATCGGGGACGGGCGCTGGGTGCTGCCACCCACCCGGGCGCTGTGGATTCCGGGCGGGATGCGGCATCGCACCGGCACCTCCGAGGGGGCGATGATGAGCGGCATCTATCTGGAGCCGGATCGCACTCCGGTCGCCTTCCCGGCGCCCACCATGCTGCGTGTGAGCACGCTGCTGCACGAACTGTTCGGTCACCTCACCGCCGCGACCACCACGGCCGGGCAGCGGCAGCGCGCCGAGGCCGTGATCTTCGACCTGCTGCAGCCGGTGGATGTGATTCCGGTCGGTGCGCGCATGCCCGAGGATGCCCGCGCCCGGCGGGTCGCCGACGCGCTGCTGGCCGATCCGGCCGATCCGCGCACGCTCGAGCAGTTCGCCCCGTACGCGGCGGCGAGTCCGCGCACGCTGGCACGCGCCTTCCTCGCCGAGACCGGAATCACGTTCGGCCACTGGCGAACTCAGATACGGCTGGCGGCCTCGCTGCCACTGCTGGCCGATGGCCTGCCGGTGGCCCGGATCGCCGCGCGCGTCGGCTACGCCACGCCCAGCGCGTACGTGGCGGCGTTCCATCGCGAGGTCGGGGTCGCACCCGGGCGCTACTTCGCCCGCTGA
- a CDS encoding DUF7455 domain-containing protein codes for MPGTLTSTPLTAVDRCDRCGAGARVRATLPAGGELLFCQHHANEHMDRLRELEAVIDTESAPAL; via the coding sequence ATGCCAGGAACCCTGACAAGCACCCCACTGACCGCGGTCGACCGTTGTGACCGCTGCGGCGCGGGAGCACGTGTACGTGCAACCCTTCCCGCAGGTGGTGAGTTGCTCTTCTGCCAGCATCACGCCAATGAGCACATGGATCGTCTCCGTGAGCTCGAAGCCGTGATCGACACGGAGTCGGCACCGGCGCTGTAA
- a CDS encoding class I SAM-dependent methyltransferase, whose amino-acid sequence MGMNIFHQLCCRSSIWERLTATRIVPWALREVDLGDNALEVGPGYGANVRTLRERAPLLTGLEIDSKLAARLRTRHAGELRVIDGDGTAMPLPDKEFSSVVCFTMLHHVPTPSAQDALFAEAFRVLRPGGVFAGSDGLDSTAFRLMHIGDTCVPVPPDTLTGRLERLGFTDIEIATAPTMFRFSARKE is encoded by the coding sequence ATGGGGATGAACATCTTTCACCAGCTGTGCTGCCGCTCCTCCATCTGGGAGCGCCTGACCGCGACCCGTATCGTGCCGTGGGCGCTGCGCGAGGTCGACCTCGGCGACAATGCCCTCGAAGTCGGCCCCGGTTACGGCGCGAACGTGCGCACCCTGCGCGAGCGGGCGCCGCTGCTCACCGGTCTCGAGATCGACTCGAAGCTCGCCGCCCGCCTGCGCACCCGGCACGCGGGGGAGCTGCGTGTCATCGACGGCGACGGCACGGCGATGCCCCTGCCGGACAAGGAGTTCAGCTCGGTCGTCTGTTTCACCATGCTGCACCACGTCCCGACACCGTCCGCACAGGACGCACTGTTCGCCGAGGCGTTCCGGGTGCTGCGACCGGGCGGCGTCTTCGCCGGCAGCGACGGCCTGGACAGCACCGCCTTCCGCCTCATGCACATCGGCGACACCTGCGTCCCGGTCCCGCCGGACACGCTGACCGGCCGCCTCGAGCGCCTCGGCTTCACCGATATCGAGATCGCCACCGCCCCAACCATGTTCCGCTTCTCCGCCCGTAAGGAGTGA
- a CDS encoding haloacid dehalogenase type II, with protein MINRGLTQVRALLFDVQGTAADFHSVVRAEARRIAGDRDTVDWTEFVDRWRAKYFTTLEAANPGDGEWLSVHSVYRDALDRLLAEYGVDDLGEDEREDLTLAWQRMTPWPDAVPGLQRLRTRFTLATLSNADVAAVVNISKRGGLPWDVIFTAEMAGAFKPDPAAYGMAARYLGLSPREIMMVACHKYDIRAASALGFRTAFVTRPLEFGPTGTVDVEYSDEFDINAEDFVDLAEQLGC; from the coding sequence ATGATCAACCGGGGGCTCACACAGGTGCGGGCACTGCTGTTCGATGTGCAGGGCACGGCGGCGGACTTCCATTCGGTGGTGCGAGCGGAGGCGCGGCGGATCGCGGGCGACCGCGACACCGTGGACTGGACCGAGTTCGTCGACCGCTGGCGGGCGAAATACTTCACGACGCTCGAGGCCGCGAACCCCGGTGACGGCGAATGGCTTTCGGTGCATTCGGTGTATCGCGACGCGCTCGACCGGCTGCTCGCCGAATACGGCGTCGACGACCTCGGTGAAGATGAGCGCGAGGATCTCACCCTGGCCTGGCAGCGCATGACGCCCTGGCCCGACGCGGTGCCCGGATTACAGCGGCTGCGCACCCGATTCACCCTCGCGACCCTGTCGAACGCGGATGTGGCCGCGGTGGTGAATATTTCGAAGCGCGGCGGGCTGCCCTGGGATGTCATCTTCACCGCCGAGATGGCCGGAGCGTTCAAACCCGATCCGGCCGCCTACGGCATGGCGGCACGCTATCTGGGCCTGTCACCGCGGGAAATCATGATGGTGGCGTGCCACAAGTACGACATTCGCGCGGCGTCGGCGCTCGGATTCCGGACCGCATTCGTCACCCGCCCACTCGAATTCGGACCGACCGGCACGGTCGATGTGGAATACAGCGACGAATTCGATATCAATGCAGAGGATTTCGTCGATCTGGCCGAACAACTCGGTTGCTGA
- a CDS encoding APC family permease: MTSPSTLRSGALSLASSVVIGVASAGPAYSITATLGLVVAAVGLQSPVIVLLAFVPMLLVAIGYRDLNEVEPDPGTTFVWATRAFGPFTGWMAGWAIVVSDLLVMASLAQISSQYTFLLFGAKGIGSDATSPWVLLLGIVYLIVMTLVAVRGIDASARLQSSLLTIEFGMLVVFAVVALTRVLLGHAPAGSSLPHWEWFNPFAIGSFNDFVTALLLMVFIYWGWDSAVAVNQETVDPRHTPGRSAVLSTITLVGLYLLVTVAAQAFAGTGTDGLGLANPEHVDDVLGALGAAVFGEGMIGQVLVHLLFLMVLTSAAASTQTTILPTARTTYSMALHHALPKAFAKIDPRYRTPVFSTWMFGGLSIVLYVVLNFASGGRLIADAVTAIGISIGLYYGLTGVSCAWLYRDRFATSPRTLVMKGLLPAAGGFALLFAAGWTAVTSWQPAEDTASWQLPFPPHWHIGSTFLLGVGTLLLGVPIYLILAKVMPPFFRGDVLARRLPQPSETIIESDAIEPGAVPRA, translated from the coding sequence GTGACATCGCCCAGCACCCTGCGATCCGGTGCGCTCTCCCTGGCCTCGAGCGTCGTCATCGGCGTGGCCTCGGCCGGACCCGCGTACAGCATCACCGCCACCCTCGGACTCGTGGTGGCCGCCGTCGGGCTGCAATCGCCGGTGATCGTGCTGCTGGCCTTCGTGCCGATGTTGCTGGTGGCCATCGGATATCGCGATCTCAACGAGGTGGAACCGGATCCGGGCACCACCTTCGTGTGGGCCACGCGGGCGTTCGGGCCGTTCACCGGCTGGATGGCCGGCTGGGCCATCGTGGTGTCGGATCTGCTGGTCATGGCGAGCCTGGCGCAGATCAGCTCGCAGTACACCTTCCTGCTGTTCGGGGCGAAGGGCATCGGCTCGGACGCGACCAGCCCGTGGGTGCTGCTGCTGGGCATCGTCTATCTGATCGTCATGACACTGGTGGCGGTGCGCGGCATCGACGCCTCGGCGCGGCTGCAATCGTCCTTGCTCACCATCGAATTCGGCATGCTGGTGGTGTTCGCGGTGGTGGCGCTGACCCGCGTGCTGCTCGGGCACGCGCCCGCCGGATCGAGCCTGCCGCACTGGGAGTGGTTCAACCCGTTCGCGATCGGCTCCTTCAACGACTTCGTGACGGCGCTGCTGTTGATGGTGTTCATCTACTGGGGCTGGGATTCGGCGGTCGCGGTCAATCAGGAGACCGTGGATCCACGGCATACGCCCGGCCGCTCGGCGGTGCTCTCGACCATCACGCTGGTCGGGCTGTATCTGCTGGTCACGGTGGCCGCCCAGGCGTTCGCGGGGACCGGGACCGACGGGCTGGGGCTGGCCAATCCGGAGCACGTGGACGATGTGCTGGGCGCGCTCGGCGCGGCCGTGTTCGGCGAGGGCATGATCGGGCAGGTGCTGGTGCACCTGCTGTTCCTCATGGTGCTCACCTCGGCGGCGGCCTCCACCCAGACCACGATTCTGCCGACCGCGCGCACCACGTATTCGATGGCGCTGCATCACGCGCTGCCCAAGGCTTTCGCCAAGATCGATCCGCGGTATCGGACGCCGGTGTTCTCCACCTGGATGTTCGGCGGACTGTCGATCGTGCTGTACGTGGTGCTGAACTTCGCCTCCGGCGGCCGTCTCATCGCGGACGCGGTGACCGCCATCGGCATCTCCATCGGGCTGTACTACGGACTGACCGGCGTGAGCTGCGCTTGGCTGTACCGGGATCGATTCGCCACCAGCCCAAGGACTCTCGTCATGAAGGGGCTGCTGCCCGCCGCCGGTGGATTCGCGCTGCTGTTCGCGGCCGGCTGGACCGCCGTCACCTCCTGGCAGCCCGCCGAGGACACCGCCTCCTGGCAGCTGCCGTTCCCACCGCACTGGCACATCGGCAGCACCTTCCTGCTGGGTGTGGGCACGCTGCTGCTGGGTGTGCCGATCTATCTGATCCTGGCCAAGGTGATGCCGCCGTTCTTCCGCGGTGACGTGCTGGCCCGCAGGCTGCCGCAGCCGTCGGAGACCATCATCGAGTCGGACGCGATCGAGCCGGGCGCGGTGCCGCGCGCCTGA
- a CDS encoding aldehyde dehydrogenase family protein produces MHAVRSTHQVPDAGKVRTPMLTVIAPADGRVIDTLPPDTPERVLDTVDRLRSNTDLWRSLGVVGRVHWLTTFRNWLLDNRNGLVRLLAAETGKPESDAEAEFELAIDTLDHYRTHAADFLGGRYPQLSLRPAAAMQLAVADRVCAVVGIIGPWTYPLALAMFDAVPALVAGAGVVVKSSSQTPLTMRAVARGWESIGAPAVFETVTGHDAGPAVLDCVDFVRFTGCVETGKVVALRAAGRLIPCCLDLGGKSAAVVLADADLDQAAACIALGGLAHSGQTCNSVERIYVESSVYEPFLCRLVDEAAAFVPMTGDEPGSGVMTSADQVARIRDQVRDALRKGATLRCGGTGAGHTFEPTVLADADPTMSVLTQQTLGPILPVVRVADAGEAFELALRPPTGPCASLWTSDTTAALRAATRFAPIRVGVNDVSMHIAPPVPY; encoded by the coding sequence ATGCACGCAGTGCGCTCCACGCACCAGGTGCCGGATGCCGGAAAGGTCCGCACGCCGATGCTCACCGTGATCGCGCCCGCCGATGGCCGGGTGATCGACACCCTCCCCCCGGACACCCCCGAGCGGGTGCTCGACACCGTCGATCGACTGCGGAGCAACACCGACCTATGGCGTTCCCTGGGCGTCGTCGGGCGGGTGCACTGGCTCACGACATTCCGGAACTGGTTGCTGGACAACCGGAATGGCCTGGTACGGCTGCTCGCCGCCGAGACCGGCAAACCGGAATCCGACGCCGAGGCCGAGTTCGAGCTCGCCATCGACACCCTCGACCACTACCGCACGCACGCCGCCGACTTCCTCGGCGGCCGCTACCCGCAACTGTCCCTGCGCCCCGCCGCCGCCATGCAGCTCGCGGTGGCCGATCGCGTCTGCGCGGTGGTCGGCATCATCGGGCCGTGGACATATCCGTTGGCGCTGGCCATGTTCGACGCCGTGCCCGCGCTCGTGGCCGGCGCCGGCGTCGTGGTGAAGTCCTCCTCGCAGACGCCGCTCACCATGCGCGCGGTGGCCCGAGGCTGGGAAAGCATCGGCGCCCCAGCGGTTTTCGAGACCGTGACAGGCCACGATGCCGGGCCCGCCGTGCTCGACTGTGTGGACTTCGTTCGTTTCACGGGATGCGTGGAGACCGGCAAGGTGGTCGCGCTGCGCGCGGCCGGCCGGTTGATCCCGTGCTGTCTGGATCTGGGTGGGAAATCCGCGGCGGTGGTCCTCGCGGATGCCGACCTGGATCAGGCGGCGGCCTGTATTGCTCTGGGTGGACTGGCACATTCGGGGCAAACCTGTAATTCCGTAGAGCGCATCTACGTGGAAAGCAGTGTCTACGAACCGTTTCTCTGCCGGCTCGTAGACGAGGCCGCCGCTTTCGTCCCCATGACCGGCGACGAACCCGGCAGCGGTGTCATGACCTCGGCCGATCAGGTCGCCCGCATTCGCGACCAGGTCCGCGACGCCCTCCGCAAAGGCGCCACCCTCCGCTGCGGCGGCACCGGTGCCGGCCACACCTTCGAGCCCACCGTCCTCGCCGACGCCGACCCCACCATGTCCGTCCTCACCCAGCAAACCCTCGGCCCGATCCTCCCGGTGGTCCGCGTCGCCGACGCGGGCGAAGCCTTCGAACTCGCCCTGCGCCCACCCACCGGCCCCTGCGCCAGCCTCTGGACCTCCGACACCACCGCCGCCCTCCGCGCCGCCACCCGCTTCGCCCCCATCCGAGTCGGCGTCAACGACGTATCCATGCACATAGCCCCGCCCGTGCCCTACTGA
- a CDS encoding excalibur calcium-binding domain-containing protein, translating to MNSRHIVLLAASALTATALLTGCGSSTRSTATSTTTVKATTTVAATTTTAPTTTTSALPVAPTTVRAGAPSAPTVPPEPAAPTTAVELPPAPEIADTTEPPAPPVRTVAPTTTAASAYYQNCAAARAAGAAPLHRGDPGYRAGLDRDNDGVACE from the coding sequence ATGAACTCTCGACATATCGTGCTGCTCGCGGCCTCCGCGCTCACGGCCACCGCACTGCTCACCGGCTGCGGCAGCAGCACCCGGTCGACCGCCACGTCGACCACGACCGTCAAGGCGACCACCACCGTCGCGGCCACCACCACGACCGCACCGACCACCACGACCTCCGCACTTCCGGTGGCGCCCACCACCGTTCGCGCCGGAGCGCCGTCCGCGCCCACCGTCCCGCCGGAACCGGCAGCGCCCACGACGGCGGTGGAGCTACCGCCCGCGCCGGAGATCGCCGACACCACGGAACCGCCCGCACCGCCCGTGCGCACGGTCGCGCCGACGACCACGGCCGCATCCGCCTACTACCAGAACTGCGCCGCCGCGCGAGCCGCGGGCGCGGCGCCGCTGCATCGCGGCGACCCCGGATACCGCGCGGGCCTGGATCGCGACAACGACGGCGTCGCCTGCGAGTGA
- a CDS encoding cation:proton antiporter regulatory subunit: MNVDVTALPGIGVRKDFEVRSGRRIGVVAHRDGTIDLIVSQLEDPDACLAQVPLTVDEAAVMANLLGAPQLVEKLKEDHRDLPGITTRQLPINNDSPYRGRMLGETGMRTRTKASIVAVMRAGQLNPSPGPDFVLDSGDLLVVVGTPNGLDAAARILSDG; this comes from the coding sequence GTGAACGTCGATGTGACAGCGCTGCCCGGGATCGGTGTGCGGAAAGACTTCGAGGTGCGGTCGGGGCGCCGGATCGGTGTCGTGGCGCACCGGGACGGGACCATCGATCTGATCGTGTCGCAGCTCGAGGATCCGGACGCCTGCCTCGCGCAGGTGCCGCTGACCGTCGACGAGGCGGCCGTGATGGCCAATCTGCTCGGCGCGCCGCAACTGGTGGAGAAGCTCAAGGAAGACCATCGCGATCTGCCCGGCATCACCACCCGGCAGTTGCCCATCAACAATGATTCTCCCTACCGCGGGCGCATGCTGGGCGAGACCGGGATGCGCACTCGCACGAAGGCTTCCATCGTCGCGGTCATGCGCGCCGGGCAGCTGAATCCCTCACCCGGACCGGACTTCGTGCTCGATTCCGGGGACCTTCTGGTCGTCGTCGGCACCCCGAACGGCCTCGACGCGGCCGCGCGGATCCTCTCCGACGGCTGA
- a CDS encoding cation:proton antiporter, with the protein MDATALALIELGAILFALGMMGRVAGRFGMSPIPLYLLGGLAFGTGGVIEMKAAAEFGHLAGEIGVVLLLLLLGLEYTAAELVTGMRRSWVAGLLDIVANATPGVLVALLLGWGPVGAVTMGGVTYISSSGIVAKVLNDLGRLGNRETPVILSILVFEDLAMAVYLPILTMVLAGVGFAAGLKSLGIALLAITVVLVVALRYGRYVSAVVDSNDNEVFLLKLLGAALLVAGASAALNVSAAVGAFLLGIAISGSTAQQAAKLLEPLRDLFAAIFFVAFGLNTDPRAIPPVLGWAVLLAVVTTLTKLGTGWWAAQRQGIRRMGRARAGAALVARGEFSIVIAGLAVSMGGVDGRLAALASAYVLLMAVLGPIAARVVEPAVQFFQRARPTAGPGATADAVGR; encoded by the coding sequence GTGGATGCGACTGCGCTAGCCCTGATCGAGCTCGGCGCGATCTTGTTCGCGCTCGGCATGATGGGCCGGGTGGCCGGACGGTTCGGCATGTCACCGATCCCGCTGTATCTGCTGGGCGGACTCGCCTTCGGCACGGGCGGCGTGATCGAGATGAAGGCCGCCGCCGAATTCGGGCATCTCGCCGGGGAGATCGGCGTGGTCCTGCTGCTGCTTCTGCTCGGATTGGAGTACACCGCAGCCGAATTGGTGACCGGGATGCGCCGCTCCTGGGTGGCCGGTCTGCTCGACATCGTCGCCAATGCCACCCCCGGCGTGCTGGTGGCGCTACTGCTGGGCTGGGGGCCGGTCGGTGCGGTGACCATGGGTGGCGTCACCTATATCTCGTCCTCCGGCATCGTGGCCAAGGTGCTCAACGACCTCGGTCGGCTGGGTAACCGGGAAACCCCGGTGATCCTGTCCATCCTGGTGTTCGAGGATCTCGCCATGGCGGTGTACCTGCCGATCCTCACCATGGTGCTGGCCGGGGTCGGCTTCGCGGCCGGGCTGAAATCGCTGGGCATCGCCCTGCTCGCCATCACCGTCGTGCTCGTGGTGGCCCTGCGTTACGGCCGGTACGTGTCGGCGGTGGTGGACAGCAACGACAATGAGGTGTTCCTGCTCAAACTGCTCGGCGCGGCCCTGCTGGTGGCGGGTGCGTCCGCGGCGCTGAATGTTTCGGCCGCCGTCGGCGCGTTCCTGCTCGGCATCGCCATCTCCGGATCGACCGCGCAGCAGGCGGCCAAACTGCTCGAACCGCTGCGAGATCTGTTCGCGGCCATATTCTTCGTGGCCTTCGGGCTCAATACCGACCCGCGCGCGATTCCGCCGGTGCTCGGGTGGGCGGTGCTGCTGGCCGTGGTGACGACGCTGACCAAACTCGGCACCGGCTGGTGGGCGGCGCAGCGGCAGGGCATCCGCCGCATGGGCCGCGCCCGCGCCGGCGCGGCCCTGGTCGCGCGCGGTGAGTTCTCCATTGTCATTGCCGGACTTGCGGTTTCGATGGGCGGGGTGGACGGCCGGCTGGCCGCGCTGGCCTCGGCCTACGTGCTATTGATGGCGGTGCTCGGTCCGATCGCCGCGCGCGTCGTCGAGCCCGCGGTCCAGTTCTTCCAGCGGGCGCGGCCCACCGCCGGTCCCGGCGCCACCGCCGACGCGGTCGGGCGCTGA
- a CDS encoding AraC family transcriptional regulator — MTEELGQLRSITSTTLLVDFAIGRGLPLRTVLQGTGIGEADLRDPGTEITLGQEFTLLRNVVTATDDEPGMGLLAGLLCHPPSMGVLGFALMSSPTMRHAMEVALRYSDLSFTAARHWVEDRGPDVCVVRDDSFLPPEIRRFCLERDLAAIATVQQDLIPIRFPAVRVELYVDPHPIYEMFGAVFGVEDVRFGMPQSRMFFNAASLETPLPQANLSTARFYEQQCADLMESRRSRSGLSGRVRQLLIRHGGSADQTRIAADLDVSVRTLRRRLAEEGTTFRELSTETVGMLAEELLIAGLTVEQAADRLGYASVSAFASAFRSWKGQSPGHFGRLHRGRSAVRS; from the coding sequence GTGACGGAAGAGTTGGGGCAACTGCGTTCCATCACCAGCACCACGCTGCTGGTCGATTTCGCGATCGGCCGCGGCCTGCCGTTGCGAACCGTCCTGCAGGGCACCGGCATCGGCGAAGCCGACCTGCGCGATCCGGGCACCGAGATCACCCTCGGCCAGGAGTTCACGCTACTGCGCAATGTCGTCACCGCCACCGACGACGAACCCGGCATGGGTCTGCTCGCCGGGCTGCTCTGCCATCCACCGTCCATGGGCGTCTTGGGTTTCGCATTGATGAGCAGTCCCACCATGCGCCACGCCATGGAGGTCGCCCTGCGCTATTCGGACCTGTCGTTCACCGCCGCCCGGCACTGGGTGGAGGACCGTGGGCCCGATGTCTGCGTCGTGCGCGACGACAGCTTCCTGCCGCCGGAGATCCGCCGCTTCTGCCTGGAGCGCGATCTGGCCGCCATCGCCACCGTGCAACAGGATCTGATTCCCATCCGCTTCCCGGCGGTGCGCGTCGAGCTCTATGTCGATCCGCATCCCATCTACGAGATGTTCGGCGCGGTCTTCGGCGTCGAGGACGTGCGCTTCGGCATGCCGCAGTCGCGCATGTTCTTCAATGCCGCCAGCCTGGAAACCCCGCTGCCGCAGGCGAATCTGTCCACCGCCCGCTTCTACGAGCAGCAGTGCGCGGATCTGATGGAGTCGCGCCGCAGCCGCAGCGGCCTCAGCGGCCGGGTCCGTCAGCTGCTCATCCGGCACGGCGGCTCCGCCGATCAGACCCGCATCGCCGCCGACCTGGACGTCAGCGTGCGCACCCTGCGCCGCCGGCTCGCGGAGGAGGGCACCACCTTCCGCGAACTGAGCACCGAGACCGTCGGCATGCTCGCGGAGGAACTGCTCATCGCCGGTCTCACCGTCGAGCAGGCCGCCGACCGTCTCGGCTACGCCAGCGTGTCGGCGTTCGCCTCGGCCTTCCGTTCGTGGAAAGGCCAGTCCCCCGGGCACTTCGGCCGACTGCACCGCGGCCGCTCCGCCGTGCGCTCCTAG